One genomic segment of Paenibacillus xylanexedens includes these proteins:
- a CDS encoding alpha/beta fold hydrolase, producing MIVHTTNMNQVIRESDIAATTIFMTGSTGFIGKETVKQLTQGEAQLLLLVRSEQRARTVLKAYGVKDFDRITFIKGDLSISGLGLTAPDRERALEANVIIHAGGTMDVTLERKVAEQIFMNGARELAQLAQEIHSTHGLRHFIHVVGYMSPYGERNEQGNYLQVEHVDNNESAYEEMKFHADLHIREHAEQHHYPLSVVNPSTVVGPRPTGETEQTGGIGLLIQAIQKGLMPVVPGGSSYWLPLVENDLVAQTLVFLSREAAPVGGTYPLLARKEDSPNMKELLQLLAQQLDVPKPKGAVPLPWIQWIMKSGGSRISGVPAESVAFITNRSFPVEETEALFTRMGQSWPDIREQLPLVTADLDYRFRYTPLPEGFPTDYIRSRSGNMAMLGWEGEGEPWIIVHGLLQSADEMLPLGKQLRDRTGNPVWLIDLAGFGRSPVHQGDEAFEGQVDALLTALGEFEGPVKLVGHSIGAAIAAAAQVRSGRTDIRLGLLQPVADNSNPNVLRWISRLPRGVMRSLLRGRSEKSWNQMFSSHSGVGDNGVMADTMGKRIRSSLQSPRIAGAHADLLRWIHSGQRKGARSTLWAKMESQHYAKNVLVVWANQDQEYHYPQDMNSQVKRIDVPYGHYFPTFQYKETAAILAEWADTLR from the coding sequence ATGATTGTACATACAACAAACATGAATCAGGTAATAAGAGAGTCTGATATTGCAGCCACGACCATTTTTATGACAGGAAGTACAGGTTTTATCGGGAAAGAAACGGTCAAACAACTCACGCAGGGAGAGGCACAATTGCTCTTGCTGGTTCGTTCGGAACAGCGAGCCAGAACTGTGCTGAAGGCTTATGGAGTGAAGGATTTCGACCGGATTACCTTTATTAAAGGTGATTTGTCCATTTCGGGTCTTGGCCTTACCGCACCAGATCGGGAGCGTGCTCTTGAAGCAAATGTGATCATTCATGCGGGAGGGACGATGGACGTCACTTTGGAACGAAAAGTAGCCGAGCAGATATTCATGAACGGGGCCAGGGAACTGGCACAGCTAGCACAGGAAATCCACTCTACTCATGGATTGAGACACTTTATCCACGTTGTTGGTTATATGAGTCCTTATGGAGAGCGGAATGAACAGGGGAATTATCTACAGGTTGAGCATGTGGATAACAATGAAAGTGCATATGAAGAGATGAAGTTCCATGCCGATCTGCACATTCGCGAGCATGCAGAACAGCATCACTATCCCTTATCCGTTGTAAATCCGAGTACAGTGGTTGGGCCACGTCCCACAGGTGAAACCGAGCAAACGGGTGGGATTGGGCTGCTCATTCAGGCGATTCAGAAAGGACTTATGCCGGTAGTACCGGGAGGTTCATCCTATTGGTTACCGCTTGTGGAGAATGACCTTGTTGCACAGACGCTGGTTTTTCTATCCAGGGAAGCTGCTCCAGTCGGAGGAACTTATCCACTGTTGGCGCGGAAGGAAGACAGTCCCAATATGAAGGAACTGCTGCAACTCTTGGCGCAGCAATTGGACGTACCCAAGCCCAAAGGGGCTGTGCCACTACCATGGATTCAATGGATCATGAAGTCAGGTGGTTCACGCATCAGTGGTGTTCCAGCGGAGTCGGTTGCTTTTATTACCAACAGGTCATTCCCGGTTGAAGAGACTGAGGCTCTGTTCACACGTATGGGGCAATCCTGGCCGGACATCCGGGAACAGCTTCCGCTGGTTACAGCCGATCTGGACTATCGTTTTCGGTATACACCGTTACCTGAGGGTTTTCCGACAGATTATATTCGGTCGCGGAGCGGAAATATGGCTATGCTTGGTTGGGAGGGTGAGGGAGAGCCTTGGATTATTGTGCATGGTTTGCTTCAATCTGCGGATGAGATGTTACCGTTAGGAAAACAGCTTAGGGACCGGACCGGGAACCCGGTATGGTTAATCGATCTCGCTGGATTCGGACGGTCTCCGGTGCATCAGGGGGATGAAGCGTTTGAAGGTCAGGTGGATGCACTGCTTACGGCTCTTGGTGAGTTTGAAGGTCCGGTGAAGCTGGTTGGTCATTCGATCGGGGCTGCTATTGCAGCTGCGGCACAGGTGCGTAGCGGGCGGACAGACATTCGACTGGGGTTGCTTCAGCCAGTAGCTGACAATTCGAATCCGAATGTGCTGAGATGGATTTCTCGTTTGCCAAGAGGAGTGATGCGCTCCCTGCTGCGTGGCAGATCGGAGAAAAGTTGGAATCAAATGTTCAGTTCACATAGCGGCGTAGGCGACAACGGTGTTATGGCCGATACCATGGGCAAGAGAATACGCTCCAGTCTCCAGTCCCCTCGCATTGCAGGAGCACATGCAGACTTATTGCGGTGGATCCACTCGGGTCAGAGGAAAGGCGCCAGATCAACGTTGTGGGCGAAAATGGAAAGTCAGCATTATGCCAAGAATGTATTAGTTGTATGGGCCAATCAAGATCAGGAATATCACTATCCCCAGGATATGAACTCACAGGTCAAACGGATAGATGTACCCTATGGACATTACTTTCCGACGTTTCAGTATAAGGAAACAGCTGCAATTCTCGCCGAATGGGCCGATACCTTAAGGTGA
- a CDS encoding aminopeptidase, protein MSKQRVEISKNVLTECLGLRSGENLVVIADDMKRDLAESIYEAGKALGAESVLLIMEERSRSGEEPPAPIAEAMIRADVAVCVTKYSLTHTQARKKAAASGTRVATMPGMTEDMFVNGAITAEYSQVKALTEKVTALLTAGRHVRIEKQGHSLSFSIEDRNGVPSTGMYLNPGESGNLPSGEAYIAPVEGKGEGSIVVDGSVAGIGALREPMILTVSEGRLVSAEGPDGAQLLETLGEGDGRFLGEFGIGTNNKARITGVVLEDEKVYGTIHVAFGSNNTFGGTIAAGVHIDVVVQKPDVYIDDRLIMRQGELVE, encoded by the coding sequence ATGAGCAAGCAACGTGTGGAAATCAGTAAAAATGTGCTAACCGAATGTCTCGGACTGCGCAGCGGAGAGAATCTGGTAGTTATCGCAGACGATATGAAACGGGACCTGGCTGAATCCATCTATGAGGCAGGCAAAGCACTTGGAGCAGAATCAGTCCTGTTAATCATGGAGGAACGCAGCAGATCCGGCGAAGAGCCACCTGCGCCAATTGCAGAGGCCATGATTCGAGCAGATGTAGCCGTGTGTGTAACGAAATATTCATTAACACATACCCAGGCACGCAAAAAAGCCGCTGCTTCAGGGACCCGAGTGGCAACCATGCCCGGCATGACAGAGGATATGTTTGTGAACGGAGCCATTACAGCTGAATATTCGCAAGTAAAGGCGTTGACCGAGAAGGTAACGGCTCTATTAACCGCAGGTCGCCATGTGCGAATAGAGAAGCAGGGCCATAGTCTTTCCTTTTCCATTGAAGATCGTAACGGTGTACCAAGCACAGGTATGTATTTGAACCCTGGTGAATCGGGCAACTTGCCGTCAGGAGAAGCCTATATTGCTCCCGTTGAGGGCAAGGGCGAGGGCAGTATTGTTGTAGATGGTTCCGTTGCTGGAATTGGGGCACTCCGTGAACCGATGATATTAACCGTTAGTGAAGGACGGTTGGTGTCAGCTGAAGGACCTGATGGGGCTCAATTACTGGAAACGCTGGGTGAGGGGGATGGTCGTTTTCTCGGCGAATTCGGGATCGGTACCAATAACAAGGCACGAATCACGGGTGTGGTGCTGGAAGATGAGAAGGTGTACGGCACAATTCATGTGGCCTTTGGCAGCAATAACACATTTGGTGGAACGATTGCCGCAGGTGTTCATATTGATGTAGTTGTACAAAAGCCGGACGTGTACATCGATGACAGGCTGATCATGCGTCAGGGTGAATTGGTCGAATAA
- a CDS encoding chemotaxis protein CheW, whose protein sequence is MDEGMQYINFSVGDQIFALRIDEVHEIIRMVQVTTVPFGSPEIRGFASLYGKVVSVVSLRVLLGMPDQEDTSSTRIIVVPYKGGFVPLIVDMVDSVVSYDRFEEPAEEHRRFMLGVFDKIGFCEDHRAGILNLDVLLGSLIRS, encoded by the coding sequence ATGGACGAGGGAATGCAATATATTAATTTTTCGGTAGGAGACCAGATCTTTGCACTACGAATTGATGAAGTTCATGAGATCATCAGAATGGTGCAGGTGACAACGGTCCCATTTGGAAGCCCGGAGATCCGAGGTTTTGCTTCGCTGTACGGTAAGGTCGTTTCGGTGGTGAGTCTTCGTGTATTGTTAGGCATGCCAGACCAGGAGGATACCTCTTCTACACGTATTATTGTGGTGCCTTACAAAGGTGGATTTGTACCGCTGATCGTAGATATGGTCGATTCTGTCGTAAGTTACGATCGTTTTGAGGAACCAGCTGAGGAACACCGCCGTTTCATGCTTGGCGTTTTTGACAAAATCGGGTTCTGTGAAGATCATCGTGCAGGTATTTTGAACCTGGATGTATTGCTGGGCAGCTTGATCAGATCATAG
- a CDS encoding DEAD/DEAH box helicase encodes MMQSLYGVWLGDVFFCFSGETSEPRVDAWSHVVRRLNFGDGGRLFQPAALRLAELRWPNPLRNTAEAKNTKRRQLLGRTLEGLAVSPKDAFRLLLQWDDRLLNAAGIQVGEEMRYWIKAAQFTQELLLRGAIAPSAEFAAKTGARRRTGQETLTGVWRPRLQQEEDIERFRDLAEAMPPIGLAAPGAYASLEPETREEAGAAVLFSFMSGMIHAVVTSELEGMDSELSRYRTPYRRGSSPVAELWWNSLISMFRPVTVQGPTDDMTAFIHTLQEVGGTSMPIVGAEELAPAEGQLKLVLRLEPPLGEHETIWGISFWADSEQEPSLRLPARTIWAHPERDLDRGKVLYTSAAEQLLMALGQAAEMAPELETALLIARPEEIKLEQQGFFEFLTHAVPRLQKAGITVLMPSRWSRAGKRRAGLRLQMLNRGTERLPGATSALGMEQLVAFKAEPMLDGKPVTAEELAALAESTVPYVMFRGEWIEVDTKEIRQVLRYMKKEEEQYMPLSEWLHLAADEGEDSAWKGLSVFGAESDGMLAFLLDGQVLRSIEPRQVPAELHGELRPYQERGYQWLSAMRELGFGVCLADDMGLGKTIQVITCLLDHKHEERQAAEEEARENELLNGSDHSFPADQHTNERPVHLPALIVCPTSLLGNWQRELKRFAPDLSLYIHHGGQRLHGNEFQAEAQTHDIVLTTYHLAGRDGPDLASLHWSTIVLDEAQYIKNYRTKQAQSVMRLSTLHRIAMTGTPVENRLSELWSIFQFLNPGYLGTASSFRQRYTGLGPSEENAASLRELHRLVSPFMLRRLKSDPDIRKDLPEKLELKSYCSLTPEQTVLYQRVVDDLMGGLDGRNGIARKGIVLSSLTKLKQICDHPVLADSNRKDHGKAEASGKMERLLELLDAIRDNGESALIFTQYVAMGDLLVSRLKQRYEEEPYFLHGGVSKAQRDDMVETFQKGEGPSMFVLSLRAGGVGLNLTRASHVVHYDRWWNPAVENQATDRVFRIGQNRNVQVHKLICQGTLEERIDELIESKKALSEQVVGSGENWLTEMSDDELRGLISLQGETWL; translated from the coding sequence ATGATGCAATCGCTGTATGGAGTATGGCTTGGTGACGTATTTTTTTGTTTTTCCGGTGAAACATCGGAACCACGTGTGGATGCATGGAGCCACGTGGTAAGAAGGTTGAATTTTGGCGACGGGGGTCGTCTGTTTCAGCCTGCCGCTCTGCGTCTTGCGGAGTTGCGCTGGCCGAATCCGCTGAGGAACACGGCTGAAGCGAAGAACACGAAGCGGCGTCAACTGCTGGGACGCACATTGGAAGGATTGGCAGTCTCGCCTAAGGATGCCTTCAGGCTGCTGCTGCAATGGGATGACCGTTTGTTAAATGCAGCTGGAATTCAGGTTGGAGAAGAGATGCGTTACTGGATCAAGGCGGCGCAGTTCACACAGGAGCTGCTGTTGCGGGGAGCAATTGCTCCATCGGCTGAATTCGCAGCAAAAACCGGAGCACGGCGACGGACCGGGCAAGAGACATTAACAGGCGTATGGCGGCCACGTTTGCAGCAGGAGGAGGACATTGAACGCTTCCGCGATCTTGCAGAAGCGATGCCTCCAATTGGATTGGCTGCTCCTGGAGCTTATGCTTCATTGGAACCGGAAACGCGTGAAGAAGCAGGGGCTGCGGTATTATTTTCATTCATGAGTGGCATGATTCATGCTGTAGTGACAAGTGAACTGGAGGGCATGGACAGTGAACTGTCCCGTTACCGCACGCCATATCGACGCGGATCTTCGCCAGTAGCCGAACTTTGGTGGAATAGTCTGATCTCAATGTTCCGTCCTGTGACGGTGCAAGGGCCGACGGACGATATGACAGCGTTTATTCATACGCTGCAAGAAGTTGGTGGAACGTCGATGCCGATCGTGGGAGCAGAAGAGTTGGCGCCTGCTGAAGGCCAATTGAAGCTGGTGCTCCGCTTGGAGCCGCCGCTGGGCGAACATGAAACGATCTGGGGGATCAGCTTTTGGGCGGACAGTGAGCAGGAACCAAGCTTGAGGTTGCCTGCACGGACGATCTGGGCACATCCAGAGCGAGATCTGGACCGAGGGAAGGTGTTATATACCTCGGCGGCAGAGCAATTATTGATGGCACTCGGGCAAGCAGCAGAAATGGCACCTGAACTGGAGACGGCGCTGCTTATCGCTCGTCCGGAGGAAATTAAGCTGGAGCAGCAGGGTTTCTTTGAGTTTCTCACGCATGCGGTTCCACGTTTGCAGAAGGCCGGGATAACCGTTCTCATGCCTTCAAGGTGGAGTCGTGCCGGGAAACGTCGTGCGGGACTGCGTCTGCAGATGTTGAATCGGGGAACAGAGCGGTTGCCTGGAGCCACATCGGCACTGGGCATGGAACAATTGGTTGCTTTCAAGGCGGAGCCTATGTTGGATGGGAAACCGGTCACGGCGGAGGAACTGGCAGCACTGGCTGAATCTACAGTTCCGTATGTTATGTTCCGTGGTGAATGGATTGAAGTGGATACAAAAGAGATTCGCCAAGTCCTGCGTTATATGAAAAAAGAAGAAGAACAATATATGCCTCTCTCCGAATGGCTGCATCTGGCAGCGGATGAAGGGGAGGATTCCGCATGGAAGGGCCTCTCCGTCTTTGGTGCCGAATCTGATGGGATGCTTGCTTTCCTGCTCGATGGACAGGTGCTTCGCAGCATTGAGCCTCGTCAGGTTCCGGCAGAATTGCATGGTGAACTCAGACCTTATCAGGAACGAGGTTACCAATGGTTATCCGCGATGCGTGAGCTGGGCTTTGGCGTATGTCTCGCGGACGATATGGGACTTGGGAAGACGATTCAGGTAATTACCTGTCTGCTGGACCACAAACACGAGGAACGCCAGGCGGCTGAAGAGGAAGCCCGTGAGAATGAGCTGTTAAATGGATCAGATCATTCTTTCCCGGCGGATCAGCACACGAATGAGCGGCCTGTTCATCTGCCTGCACTTATTGTGTGTCCTACCTCGCTGCTTGGAAACTGGCAGCGTGAGCTGAAGCGGTTTGCCCCGGATCTGTCGCTATATATTCATCATGGCGGACAACGGTTGCACGGGAACGAATTCCAGGCAGAAGCACAGACGCATGACATTGTACTGACGACCTATCATCTGGCAGGCAGAGATGGCCCGGATCTGGCTTCATTGCACTGGTCCACCATTGTGCTGGATGAGGCACAATATATTAAGAATTACCGTACCAAACAAGCGCAAAGCGTGATGCGTCTGTCTACACTTCATCGTATTGCGATGACGGGAACGCCTGTAGAGAACCGGCTGAGCGAACTTTGGTCGATTTTCCAGTTTCTCAATCCGGGGTATCTGGGCACAGCTTCATCGTTCCGCCAGCGGTATACGGGACTGGGGCCATCCGAAGAAAATGCAGCATCCTTGCGTGAGCTTCATCGACTGGTATCTCCATTCATGCTGCGCAGGCTGAAAAGTGATCCGGATATTCGCAAGGATCTGCCAGAGAAGCTTGAACTGAAATCCTATTGTTCTCTGACGCCGGAGCAGACGGTGTTGTACCAGCGTGTGGTGGATGATCTGATGGGTGGTCTGGACGGCAGAAATGGCATTGCCCGGAAGGGGATTGTTCTGTCCTCCCTGACCAAGCTCAAGCAGATCTGTGATCATCCGGTGCTGGCGGACAGCAATCGGAAAGACCACGGCAAGGCTGAGGCATCTGGTAAGATGGAACGTTTGCTTGAGCTGCTGGACGCCATCCGTGATAACGGGGAATCGGCTCTGATCTTCACGCAGTATGTTGCTATGGGAGATCTGCTGGTATCGAGGTTGAAACAGCGATATGAGGAAGAACCTTATTTCCTGCACGGCGGTGTGTCGAAGGCACAAAGAGATGATATGGTGGAGACTTTCCAAAAAGGAGAGGGGCCGTCCATGTTTGTTCTATCTCTTCGTGCCGGAGGTGTGGGTCTGAATCTGACACGAGCGAGTCATGTCGTTCACTATGATCGGTGGTGGAATCCTGCGGTTGAGAATCAGGCGACGGACCGTGTATTCCGAATCGGGCAGAATCGCAACGTGCAGGTGCATAAGTTGATCTGTCAGGGAACACTGGAAGAACGGATTGATGAGCTGATTGAGAGCAAGAAGGCACTCTCCGAGCAGGTCGTTGGTTCGGGTGAGAACTGGCTGACCGAGATGTCGGATGATGAGCTGCGTGGCCTGATTTCTCTTCAGGGTGAGACGTGGCTGTGA